The genomic stretch CACCGTCAGCCCGTCCGGCGCCGCCCGCGCGACCGACCGCGTGCCCACCGCCGCCCCCGCACCAGGCCGGTTCTCGACCACCATGGGCTGGCCCAGCACTGCCTGCATGTGCGGCGCCATGACGCGCGCGAGGATGTCGGGCGACCCACCCGGCGCGAAGGGGTTGATCAGCCGCACGGTCTCGCGCGGGGACCAGTCCTGCGCACGCGCCAGGTGCGGCACGGCAGGCACGGCAGCAATTGCCGCAAGCGCGGCACGACGGGTGGCACGGATCATCGGATACATCCCAGACAGGCGTGAGGCGTGGCAGGCGTTGTTGGCCGGTGGGCCGGCGCTGCGCAGGTTGGCATGAGATGGGGCGGACGCAAGACGGGAGGGCTCTGCCCTCCCGGACCCACCCGCCAAGGGCCTAAGGGCCCCTGGACCCCTCGACTTGATTGGGGGATTGGGGAGGGGCATCGTCGGGACCACTGGCGCCACGGGCGCGCGGTGCCTCTCCCCAATTCAAACCCGCGATCCAAGGGGCCGTTGCCCCTTGGTGGGGTGGTCTGGAGGGGCAAAGCCCCTCCAGTTCCCGCCCGCCCCATGCTATGCCTCCTGCCGATGCCCCGTGCCGCCGCGCGGGTTCGGCGTGCCCCCCTCGCCGAGCCTGTCCGACCTGCACCCCCCGTTCGCGCGCGGCGCCGCCTGGTGCCGCGCCTGTTGCGTTGGTCGGTGGTGCTGGCCGTCTGGGGCCTGGTGGCGGGTTTCGTCGCGCTGGTCTTCTTTGCCTGGGACTTGCCGCGTCCGGAGGATGCGCTGTCTGCCACGCGCCGCCCTTCGGTCACGCTGGTGGCCGCCGACGGTGCGCTGCTCGCCACCAGTGGCGACCTGTATGGGGAGACGGTACGCCTGCGCGACCTGCCGGCGCATGTTCCGGCCGCCTTCGTCGCCATCGAGGACCGGCGCTTTCGCGAGCACATGGGGCTCGACCTCGTCGGCGTGGCGCGCGCGCTGGTCGTGAACCTCACCGCCGGACGCGTGGTCCAGGGTGGGTCGACGCTCACGCAGCAACTCGCAAAAAACCTGTTCCTGACGCCCGAGCGCAGCATCCGCCGCAAGGTGCAGGAGGCGCTGCTGGCGCTGTGGCTGGAATGGCGCTTCAGCAAGGATGAATTGCTGACCATCTACCTCAATCGCGTCTACCTGGGTGCGGGCACCTTCGGCGTGGATGCGGCGGCGCGGCAGTTCTTCGGCGTGCCGGCGCGGCGCCTCACGCCCGGCCAGGCGGCGGTTCTGGCGGGGCTGCCCAAGGCGCCGTCCCGGTTCAATCCGCGCGTGAACCCCTCGGCGGCAATCGGGCGCGCGACGGAGGTGCTGGATGCCATGGTGGAGACCGGCGCGCTGACCGCGGCCCAGGCGATGGTCGAGGCTGAGCGCCTGCACTTTCCGCCCAGCCCGTCGCGCGATGCCGGCTGGTTCGCCGACTGGGTGCGCGAGGGCCTGGGCGACCGCGCCCCGCCCACCGCGGACCTGCTGCTGCGCACCACGCTCGATACGCGCCTGCAGGCAGCGGCGGAGGCGCGGATCGATGCGCTGCTGGCCGGCCCCGGGCGCGCAGCGGGGGTCAGCCAGGGCGCGGTCTTGGCGATCGACGCCGCGACCGGGGCGGTGCGCGCCATGGCCGGCGGGCGGGACTACCGCACCAGCCCCTTCAACCGCGCCACGCAGGCGCGCAGGCAGCCCGGTTCCGCCTTCAAGCCCTTCGTGTACCTGGCTGCGCTGGAGGCCGGGGTACGGCCAGAGGACATGGTCGCGGACGGGCCGCTCACGCTGGGCGGCTGGTCGCCGGGCAACGGCAATTGGCGGATGCGCGGGGAGATCTCGGTCGAGGACGCGCTCGCCTTCTCGGTGAATACCGCGGCGGTGCGCGTGATGCAGCGCGCCGGCGGGCCGCGCGCCGTGACGGCCGCGGCGCAGCGGGTCGGCCTGCCCGGGCCGCTGCCGCGCGATGCCTCGATCGCGCTGGGCACGGCCGAGGTTACGTTGATCGACCTGGTTGTGGCCTATGCGCCCTTCGCCAATGGCGGGCATCGCGTGGCGGCGCATGGCGTGATGGAAGCGCGCGCCGAAGGCCGCCCGATCGCCTGGCTGCCGCCCGCGCGCAGCCCGGTGATCGCCCCCGAGACGGCGGAGGCAATGCGGCGCATGATGGCCGCCACGGTCGCCCGCGGGACGGGGCGCGCGGCCGCGGTGCCGGGGCTTGCCGTAGCGGGCAAGACTGGCACGACGCAGGATAATCGCGATGCCTGGTTCATCGGCATCGCGGGGGGGATGGTGATGGGCGTTTGGCTCGGCAATGACGATGCGTCGCCGATGGACGGCGTGGCCGGGGGCGGGCTTCCGGCGAGGCTGTTCCGCGACATCCTGGAAGCCGCCCGGAGGCCGGGGTGACCGCTGGGGGGCGCGCCGCGCCGCATCGCACGGTGCCATCGTGACCGCGGAGCGCATGGCCGCCGAGCTCACCGCCTTTGCCCGCCCGGTGCGCCACGAGGCGAACAACCTGCTGGCCGCGCTGGGTGGCACCATCGAGATCCTGCTGCGGGGCGCGGCGAATGAGCGCGACCTTGCGCGGGTGCAGCGCATGCAGGAGGCGACGCGGCGGATCGAGGCGCTGTTGAAATCCTACCTCTCGCTTGCGGCCCCGCCCGATGGCGGGCCGGAGGGCACCGACGCGCCGCAGGTGCTGAAGCTGCTGGAACCGCTGCTGGTGCTGCTGCTGGGTCCCGGCCGCAGCGTCGAGGTGATTGCACCGCCGCGCCTGCGCCGCCTCGCGATGCCGGCGCCGGAGTTGCAGGCGTTGGTGTTCCGCCTGGCGCGCGAGGCCGCCGCTGCTGCGCCGCCGCAGGGCGGGCTGCGGCTGACGATGGATGCCGCACCCGGCGGTGTCAGCCTGCGGGCCGCGCCGACGCCGGCCGGCACCGCGCCGCCGGCGGTTTTCCTGCCCGCGGCGCCGTAGGGCCTCGGCGCTGGGCGTGTTCGGCAGGCCCGAGGGTCCGAACCCAATCATCTGCCGGGCGCCTGGCCGGTCTCGCGCGGCATCCGCGGCGTCAGGCCGATTGCCGATGCAGCGCGTCCTTCTTGGCGGCCTGCCACGCGACCCTCGGCCATCCGCCTCGGGTCTGCTTGGGTGAGACCCTAGGCGGCCTTGCCATCCGCCGCGCAGGTCCGCACGCCCAGGATCGTATAGGCCGGGCAGACGCGCAGCACGCCGGTCGCGAGCGGCACCAGCCCCACCAG from Roseomonas fluvialis encodes the following:
- a CDS encoding transglycosylase domain-containing protein, translating into MPRLLRWSVVLAVWGLVAGFVALVFFAWDLPRPEDALSATRRPSVTLVAADGALLATSGDLYGETVRLRDLPAHVPAAFVAIEDRRFREHMGLDLVGVARALVVNLTAGRVVQGGSTLTQQLAKNLFLTPERSIRRKVQEALLALWLEWRFSKDELLTIYLNRVYLGAGTFGVDAAARQFFGVPARRLTPGQAAVLAGLPKAPSRFNPRVNPSAAIGRATEVLDAMVETGALTAAQAMVEAERLHFPPSPSRDAGWFADWVREGLGDRAPPTADLLLRTTLDTRLQAAAEARIDALLAGPGRAAGVSQGAVLAIDAATGAVRAMAGGRDYRTSPFNRATQARRQPGSAFKPFVYLAALEAGVRPEDMVADGPLTLGGWSPGNGNWRMRGEISVEDALAFSVNTAAVRVMQRAGGPRAVTAAAQRVGLPGPLPRDASIALGTAEVTLIDLVVAYAPFANGGHRVAAHGVMEARAEGRPIAWLPPARSPVIAPETAEAMRRMMAATVARGTGRAAAVPGLAVAGKTGTTQDNRDAWFIGIAGGMVMGVWLGNDDASPMDGVAGGGLPARLFRDILEAARRPG
- a CDS encoding YgaP family membrane protein, producing MTCNVGGVDRALRIAAGLVILALGVAGPLGWWGLVGLVPLATGVLRVCPAYTILGVRTCAADGKAA